One segment of Candidatus Nitrospira nitrosa DNA contains the following:
- a CDS encoding fused MFS/spermidine synthase translates to MQTNPDSERTPHMSALYVTVTMTGAAVMILELLGTRIIGPFYGVSLYVWASLIAVTLIALALGYFVGGYLADRVPAIRLSHVIVAAAVGTAIIPFLTSPVLRLTDSFGLRGGAFASALVLFTFPLTALAMVGPYVIKRATNDLRGVGRVAGSVYAVSTVGSVAGTLLLGFYLLPLFGTKTILIALSLLLGALALLVAWHEQAARVKTQIVVTTAIVLGMLTMSSLAAAPKPVEGFTVRSEAESLYGWVRVVDDERRGYRLMLSDASVISAVDLKLDRSVLGYQQVLGLVPLFRPHTEQALLIGLGGGHVARDLRSKGIVTDTIEIDPAVADAAQTLFHFEPTGRFLVGDARYEIKHLTRRYDLIIHDCFTGGTEPTHLLTREMLNELRGLLHEDGILALNYVGFQTGEGSDAVAAVYRTLKSLFPHLRIFITEKADFTDFVFLASDQPIVLDASSQDRRVRWLIDHEHQISDSDGFLITDDYNPMESRQVRKSEAYRKLFLERIAFDLLLR, encoded by the coding sequence ATGCAGACCAACCCCGATAGTGAACGCACACCACACATGTCGGCGCTCTATGTGACCGTCACCATGACCGGCGCAGCGGTGATGATCCTCGAATTGCTGGGCACCCGCATCATCGGGCCGTTTTATGGAGTCAGCCTCTACGTATGGGCCTCGCTCATCGCCGTCACCTTGATCGCGCTGGCACTCGGATATTTTGTCGGCGGTTATCTGGCAGACCGGGTGCCGGCCATACGGTTGAGCCATGTCATTGTGGCCGCCGCTGTGGGAACGGCAATCATCCCGTTTCTCACCAGCCCGGTTTTGCGATTGACGGATTCGTTCGGTCTCCGCGGCGGCGCCTTCGCCAGCGCACTGGTGCTGTTTACTTTTCCGCTGACTGCCCTCGCGATGGTAGGCCCCTATGTGATTAAGCGCGCAACAAACGATCTTCGTGGTGTAGGAAGGGTGGCCGGTTCGGTCTATGCCGTCAGCACGGTCGGGAGCGTGGCCGGCACGCTGCTCCTGGGGTTTTATCTGTTGCCGCTGTTCGGGACCAAAACGATTCTCATCGCTCTCAGCCTGCTGTTAGGCGCCCTTGCTCTGCTGGTTGCCTGGCATGAACAGGCTGCGCGGGTAAAAACCCAAATAGTGGTGACGACCGCGATAGTGCTCGGCATGCTGACCATGTCAAGCCTAGCTGCTGCCCCAAAACCGGTGGAAGGATTTACGGTCCGATCTGAAGCGGAGAGTCTCTATGGGTGGGTGCGTGTGGTGGATGACGAGCGGCGAGGCTACCGATTGATGCTTTCCGACGCCTCCGTCATCAGCGCTGTAGATCTGAAGCTGGATCGGAGCGTCCTTGGTTACCAACAGGTGTTGGGGCTGGTGCCTCTGTTTCGCCCGCACACCGAGCAGGCCCTGCTCATCGGTCTTGGAGGAGGACACGTCGCACGCGATCTCAGATCGAAGGGGATCGTGACCGATACGATCGAAATCGATCCGGCGGTCGCCGATGCAGCGCAAACCTTATTCCATTTTGAGCCGACCGGCCGTTTTCTCGTCGGCGATGCACGGTACGAGATCAAGCACCTCACCCGTCGATATGACCTCATTATCCACGATTGCTTCACCGGCGGAACCGAACCGACCCACCTGCTGACACGCGAAATGCTGAATGAACTGCGCGGACTCCTCCATGAAGACGGAATCCTCGCACTCAACTATGTCGGGTTTCAGACAGGCGAAGGTTCCGATGCGGTTGCAGCCGTGTATCGCACGCTCAAAAGTCTTTTCCCCCACCTCCGGATCTTCATCACGGAGAAAGCTGACTTTACAGATTTCGTATTTCTAGCATCCGACCAACCGATCGTCCTCGATGCCTCCAGCCAAGACCGGCGTGTCCGCTGGCTCATCGACCATGAACACCAAATCTCCGACAGCGACGGCTTTCTCATCACGGACGACTACAATCCGATGGAAAGCCGCCAGGTCCGCAAGTCCGAGGCCTACCGGAAGCTGTTTCTCGAACGCATCGCCTTCGATCTCCTGCTGCGCTGA
- a CDS encoding VPLPA-CTERM sorting domain-containing protein — protein sequence MRNKSLIVGSLSAMALTLAAGVASAHVGYGLSLYDQATNTVGVAGSNGFNPTASSNVGWISGMSNNGVNRTGAIDTLADTHNNRFRFFTLDQNSTVSITVTGTANTNGASVLNPGFSIFSGLVPAASHDGAGDTNGLTPAQIATMQTPAHNGYLSTQPAFATWSPFFDATDEITAQGGGAVDGGGANWGVYRSDSNFTMGNNNGEVSTATFTGNAVGDGHNGDTQDNSVTWTGSLGPGTYSLVIGGANTTDLQSLFNLVTQGTGTPAAGFTACDPNNPVSCSGTAYPTAYTTERAARNMQISMNVNGVDLQPVPVPAAVYLFGSGLIGLAGMARRKMTAKG from the coding sequence ATGCGTAATAAATCGCTCATAGTCGGGTCGCTCTCCGCCATGGCCCTCACATTGGCGGCCGGTGTCGCGTCCGCGCACGTCGGGTACGGTCTGTCGCTCTATGATCAGGCGACCAACACGGTCGGTGTTGCAGGATCCAATGGGTTCAATCCTACGGCCAGCAGCAATGTGGGCTGGATTTCTGGGATGAGCAACAACGGCGTTAATCGCACTGGAGCCATCGATACGTTGGCGGATACCCATAATAACCGGTTCCGCTTCTTTACCCTCGACCAAAACTCTACGGTCAGCATCACCGTGACCGGAACGGCGAATACCAACGGGGCCTCGGTCCTGAATCCCGGATTTTCCATTTTCAGCGGCCTGGTACCGGCAGCCTCCCACGACGGCGCGGGGGATACCAACGGACTAACTCCTGCCCAGATCGCCACAATGCAAACGCCCGCACATAACGGCTATTTGTCGACCCAACCGGCTTTCGCAACGTGGTCACCCTTCTTTGACGCCACGGATGAAATCACGGCTCAGGGTGGCGGAGCGGTCGATGGTGGTGGAGCCAATTGGGGCGTGTACCGTTCGGATAGCAACTTCACCATGGGCAACAACAATGGTGAGGTGAGTACGGCAACTTTCACGGGCAATGCCGTCGGCGATGGTCATAATGGCGACACTCAGGACAATTCTGTCACGTGGACCGGCAGCCTCGGACCAGGCACCTACTCACTGGTCATCGGTGGAGCCAACACAACTGACCTGCAATCACTCTTCAACCTCGTGACTCAAGGGACGGGAACTCCGGCCGCGGGTTTCACCGCCTGCGATCCCAACAATCCGGTGTCCTGCAGCGGGACGGCATATCCCACGGCCTATACCACGGAACGTGCTGCTCGGAACATGCAAATCAGCATGAACGTGAATGGGGTGGACTTGCAGCCAGTGCCTGTACCGGCGGCGGTCTATCTGTTCGGCAGCGGCCTCATCGGCTTGGCCGGCATGGCTCGTCGGAAGATGACGGCAAAGGGTTAG
- a CDS encoding VPLPA-CTERM sorting domain-containing protein: MTLSIFSSRKLSEAMNTHTRKVLTSWVLGVGALLSANLQPAVAHVSFDNAGTFDGTDVLTYSNTRTAYKAHGWVDGTDADLGDSHQIGGTSARWYRFTLNQPGLVDLSVIQNTAGLDPAFTLYNGAFNLSAHDDTVIDPLNPVDPITFLSIQSTTDADPSGLYLKHSGYRDTVTNTYEGQFDAFGSWSLANDATQHATVQYVTAVSGTSDSDPSRGLTWGGNGNHDTAVGTGESLLQYYLQAGTYSVAIGGERCNDGTAACQSPGYSATFSLNVQPIPLPAAFWLMGSALGSLGLMARRWKRADC, from the coding sequence ATGACACTCTCAATCTTTAGCAGCAGAAAGCTGAGCGAAGCCATGAACACCCATACTCGGAAGGTTCTTACGAGTTGGGTCTTGGGCGTGGGCGCCTTGTTGTCGGCCAATCTGCAGCCGGCCGTTGCCCATGTCTCGTTCGACAATGCCGGTACCTTCGACGGAACGGATGTTCTGACGTACTCCAACACCCGTACTGCGTACAAAGCTCATGGATGGGTGGACGGGACCGACGCTGACTTGGGTGACAGCCACCAGATTGGTGGGACATCGGCTCGCTGGTACCGCTTCACACTGAACCAGCCCGGACTGGTCGATCTCTCCGTAATCCAGAACACGGCTGGGCTTGATCCGGCCTTCACCCTATACAACGGGGCGTTTAATCTCAGCGCCCATGATGACACGGTGATCGATCCATTGAATCCGGTGGATCCGATTACGTTCCTCTCCATACAGAGCACCACCGATGCAGACCCGAGTGGGTTGTACCTGAAACATTCCGGCTATCGGGATACGGTTACCAATACGTACGAAGGCCAGTTCGATGCCTTCGGTAGTTGGAGTCTGGCGAACGATGCCACGCAACATGCAACGGTTCAGTATGTGACCGCCGTGTCCGGGACATCGGATTCCGATCCTAGCCGTGGATTAACGTGGGGCGGTAACGGCAATCACGACACCGCCGTGGGAACCGGCGAATCGCTGTTGCAGTACTATCTGCAGGCCGGGACCTATTCCGTCGCCATAGGGGGCGAGCGATGTAATGACGGCACCGCCGCCTGTCAAAGCCCTGGCTACTCCGCGACCTTCTCATTGAACGTACAGCCCATACCGCTGCCCGCCGCCTTCTGGTTGATGGGGAGTGCCCTGGGCAGCTTGGGACTGATGGCTCGGCGTTGGAAACGGGCGGACTGCTGA
- a CDS encoding lipid II flippase MurJ has translation MALFMRSVVRPARLRGDMVRKAMRELAGSARTLSGYSLLTGFGLLLGLARELAVASAFGLSPQLDVFVAVLTIQLFFGAQVGNALETAFISRVASEGKTLIVYRSLWPAIYGLLLVHIGIIGCLAVTGSFLLDTIFPSFDRDQLTLASHTLHALFLPIIFASTAGLLRGALAVLGSFAPGFLAGSIVSCCTIVSVMLFSSSLGIDALTLGVSVGNLGVLTVFAGRLVVLKREVGSVTPPALAPSANGGWFVLWGAATTVLIGELIYAGMALTERSLASRLPSGSIAAFFYASTIVSVPLSLIVRPVTTMLFPRMVQIFKKDVRAGLSTLGMPIAALVTASAGVVLLVSLLAEPIVETVFVRGRFSLDHAKLTAAILSVTIFALPFMSVGQLIRNACYSLSDYRSPIVGLAVQWMMVIGLGTLLVPRYGARGLAAALVSGEAAVLGVTGFLLMRQVSRS, from the coding sequence ATGGCACTCTTCATGCGATCAGTAGTCCGGCCCGCGCGCCTACGCGGCGATATGGTGCGGAAAGCCATGCGGGAACTTGCCGGCTCCGCTCGCACACTGTCGGGGTATTCACTCCTCACCGGATTTGGGTTGCTCCTGGGACTTGCACGTGAGCTGGCGGTTGCTTCGGCATTCGGACTCAGCCCTCAATTGGATGTCTTTGTCGCGGTCCTGACCATCCAACTGTTTTTCGGTGCCCAGGTCGGTAACGCATTGGAGACCGCGTTCATCAGCCGTGTGGCCTCGGAGGGAAAGACGCTCATTGTCTATCGATCCTTGTGGCCGGCGATCTATGGATTGTTGTTGGTTCATATCGGCATTATCGGCTGCCTCGCGGTCACGGGATCGTTCCTGCTCGACACCATCTTTCCGAGTTTTGACCGTGATCAGCTCACGCTGGCGTCTCATACGCTACACGCTCTGTTTCTCCCGATCATCTTCGCCAGTACCGCCGGTCTGCTGCGGGGGGCACTTGCCGTGCTGGGCTCGTTCGCGCCCGGGTTCTTAGCCGGGTCGATTGTGTCGTGCTGTACGATCGTATCGGTTATGCTTTTTTCTTCCAGCCTCGGGATCGATGCGCTGACATTGGGCGTGTCGGTCGGAAATCTCGGCGTGCTCACTGTTTTCGCTGGACGGCTGGTTGTTCTTAAACGTGAGGTGGGGTCCGTCACTCCGCCGGCATTGGCGCCGTCGGCGAATGGTGGCTGGTTCGTGCTGTGGGGAGCCGCGACAACGGTGCTGATCGGTGAGCTCATCTATGCCGGGATGGCGCTCACTGAACGTAGCTTGGCGTCCCGGTTGCCTTCCGGTTCAATCGCGGCCTTCTTCTATGCCAGCACGATCGTGTCTGTTCCGCTCTCTTTGATTGTCCGTCCGGTCACGACCATGCTCTTTCCTCGCATGGTCCAAATATTCAAGAAAGATGTCCGAGCCGGTCTCAGCACCTTGGGTATGCCGATCGCGGCGCTCGTGACGGCGAGTGCCGGGGTGGTCCTGCTCGTATCGCTCTTGGCCGAGCCGATCGTCGAAACGGTATTTGTGCGAGGGCGGTTCTCGCTTGATCATGCCAAGCTGACTGCGGCTATTCTCTCGGTGACGATTTTTGCGTTGCCCTTCATGAGTGTGGGGCAGCTGATTCGGAATGCGTGTTATTCGCTTTCGGACTATCGATCTCCCATCGTGGGGCTGGCCGTCCAGTGGATGATGGTGATCGGTCTCGGAACTCTTCTGGTGCCGCGTTACGGTGCACGGGGATTAGCGGCTGCGCTCGTGAGCGGTGAAGCAGCGGTCCTGGGTGTGACGGGATTCCTCCTGATGCGACAGGTGTCACGATCATGA
- a CDS encoding PQQ-dependent sugar dehydrogenase, which yields MIDRYTSHVRFWILFACFLLAAEAQAINVSNPFDPFNPFPDPIVKGSLHVGLTSMVSSGSGLTAPNLLISAGDGTNRQFVTDQIGKVQLIKNGVLQSTPFLDVSARLSTLNSAYDERGLLGLAFSPTFSTAGTPGFGKLYTYTSEPVTRPADFTVSMPSGSVFNHQNVVTEWSVDPSNPDIVNPASRREIMRVDWPQMNHNGGMLAFGLDNLLYIAMGDGGQGNDVGPGHGTTGNARDLSNPLGDVLRVDPHGTNSANGQYGIPNDNPFVGTAGALGEIYASGLRNPWRFSFDNQNGTLVLGDVGQGSVEEINIITKGGNYGWNFKEGQFKFDPITGEISNDLTGLPSGLIDPVLQYDHDQGTTIIGGFVYRGNGIPELQGKYIFGDWGAFAAPAARLFAGNLATGAIEELNIDNMTLNRWVLGFGQDAQGELYVLATSRLGPGGVTGEVFKITAVPLPAGVLLFGTGLVGLAGLARRRMKTDA from the coding sequence ATGATAGACAGATATACTTCTCATGTTCGATTTTGGATCCTGTTCGCCTGTTTTCTCCTGGCTGCGGAAGCCCAGGCGATCAACGTCTCCAACCCCTTTGACCCGTTCAACCCTTTCCCCGATCCGATCGTGAAGGGCTCGCTGCATGTCGGGCTGACATCGATGGTGTCGTCCGGTAGTGGTTTGACCGCTCCGAATCTCCTGATCAGCGCTGGTGACGGGACCAATCGGCAATTCGTCACCGACCAGATCGGGAAAGTTCAACTGATTAAGAATGGAGTGTTGCAGAGCACACCCTTTCTCGATGTCAGTGCGCGGCTATCCACACTGAATTCTGCCTATGATGAGCGAGGCCTGCTGGGCCTCGCCTTTAGCCCCACCTTTTCCACGGCAGGCACGCCGGGCTTCGGCAAACTGTATACCTACACCAGTGAACCGGTCACCAGGCCGGCGGATTTCACCGTGTCGATGCCGTCAGGATCCGTCTTTAATCACCAGAACGTGGTGACCGAATGGTCTGTCGATCCCTCCAATCCTGATATCGTCAATCCGGCGTCCCGTCGTGAGATCATGCGGGTCGATTGGCCGCAGATGAACCACAACGGCGGCATGCTCGCGTTTGGTCTGGACAATCTGCTTTACATCGCCATGGGTGACGGCGGCCAGGGCAACGATGTGGGGCCGGGACATGGTACGACCGGAAATGCACGGGACCTGAGCAATCCGCTTGGCGATGTCCTGCGCGTCGATCCGCATGGGACCAACAGCGCCAACGGCCAGTACGGCATCCCGAACGACAATCCGTTCGTCGGCACCGCCGGTGCTCTCGGGGAGATTTATGCTTCCGGGCTGCGCAATCCCTGGCGTTTCAGTTTCGATAACCAGAACGGTACCCTGGTGCTCGGCGATGTCGGTCAGGGCTCGGTGGAGGAGATCAATATTATCACCAAGGGCGGCAACTATGGCTGGAACTTCAAGGAAGGCCAGTTCAAGTTCGACCCGATCACCGGGGAGATTTCCAATGACCTCACCGGCCTTCCATCGGGGCTGATCGATCCCGTCTTGCAGTATGATCATGATCAAGGCACCACGATAATCGGCGGCTTCGTCTATCGTGGCAACGGCATACCGGAGCTACAGGGAAAATATATTTTCGGCGATTGGGGAGCTTTTGCCGCTCCGGCCGCACGATTGTTCGCGGGCAATCTTGCAACGGGCGCCATCGAAGAGCTGAATATCGACAACATGACCCTGAATCGTTGGGTGCTCGGCTTCGGCCAAGACGCGCAGGGCGAGCTCTACGTGCTTGCCACGAGCCGCCTTGGACCAGGTGGCGTGACCGGTGAAGTCTTCAAGATCACAGCAGTGCCGCTACCCGCCGGGGTGTTGTTGTTTGGCACGGGTCTCGTCGGCCTTGCAGGACTGGCTCGCCGCAGAATGAAGACGGACGCGTAG
- a CDS encoding VPLPA-CTERM sorting domain-containing protein has product MMNTTMRKRSVKTLFVVAMAVGLLMGAGTAGAHVEYLDLGGGGSATDSMKRYGWIDGTDTDLGDSHQVSFFKFSVSQASLVNITMTGANELGLNPAFTLYAGLMGDLAHDDTAFDPNNPVDGSFNKIASPVDNGVTTDALGRVSPFRDTANIDFEGQFNALGTWSMASDPSDGDVWRVIEYLTHKNDTAGNESLLGYFLPAGDYTIVASGAACTDAGAGCTGPFINGTVNVSTSPVPVPAALYLFGTGLAGLAGLARRTKTAV; this is encoded by the coding sequence ATGATGAATACGACAATGAGAAAGCGCTCAGTTAAAACGTTGTTCGTTGTAGCCATGGCCGTCGGACTGTTGATGGGGGCCGGCACCGCTGGTGCCCACGTCGAATACCTTGATCTTGGGGGGGGTGGCTCAGCGACCGACTCCATGAAGCGGTATGGTTGGATCGATGGCACGGATACGGATCTGGGCGATAGTCATCAGGTCTCGTTCTTCAAGTTCAGCGTGAGTCAGGCGTCATTGGTCAATATCACGATGACCGGCGCAAATGAACTCGGATTGAACCCAGCCTTTACTCTCTATGCGGGGCTCATGGGCGACTTGGCGCATGACGACACGGCGTTTGATCCGAATAATCCGGTAGACGGAAGTTTTAATAAAATCGCATCGCCGGTGGATAACGGCGTGACGACGGATGCGCTTGGGCGCGTGTCTCCGTTCCGGGATACCGCCAACATTGATTTCGAAGGTCAGTTCAACGCTCTCGGGACCTGGAGTATGGCCAGCGACCCGTCTGACGGTGACGTCTGGCGCGTCATTGAATATCTCACGCACAAGAACGATACCGCCGGGAATGAGTCCTTGCTCGGCTATTTTCTCCCTGCAGGCGATTACACCATCGTCGCGTCAGGCGCTGCCTGTACCGATGCGGGTGCCGGTTGCACCGGTCCCTTTATCAATGGAACCGTGAATGTAAGTACCTCGCCTGTGCCGGTCCCGGCCGCGCTGTACTTGTTTGGGACGGGCTTGGCGGGGTTAGCCGGACTGGCTCGCCGGACGAAGACCGCCGTCTAA
- a CDS encoding O-antigen ligase family protein, protein MTEMDDTFFDETHPRSWVGLVLGVWLTGVFAASLFGRLDAGREAIMSIVWIGTAVMWPLVYFMVSRCRFVPDSLSFIGTVAALLFGAFSVLSSFFSPVALLSAGYVVLTLLGLWLALQFNTNLDAEQYEQGLKIFAVMTTGLLVGFAWYDYVPGTRLGTGKNILNPNTIALVSTSVFVAAMAIRTLALRLVVMGVVATVMVLTSSRAAAIAVLIALTVTGWLRLRSHGRPVLLFVGIGLLVVAGTVVMYGGQVYETLDRLYSLSTVDRGIGSGASGRLEAWKWTWELFLHNPFIGVGFRAHEFLLRVDSSSHNGYLATLAELGLIGFLAIACLIARGLQILWVRAQEPEGGFIPSLLLGLSVGYLFLAVFERYLINVGNPTSLLFLLAVMQPQWDADPLPEEDELAFPVIEDSTVG, encoded by the coding sequence ATGACAGAGATGGACGACACGTTTTTCGACGAGACTCACCCTCGTTCTTGGGTCGGCCTTGTCCTGGGTGTGTGGCTGACGGGAGTATTCGCGGCCTCTCTGTTCGGGAGATTGGACGCAGGTCGAGAAGCCATCATGTCGATCGTATGGATCGGCACCGCCGTCATGTGGCCGCTTGTCTATTTCATGGTCTCACGTTGCCGATTCGTTCCTGACTCCCTGTCCTTCATTGGGACGGTCGCCGCGCTGCTGTTCGGCGCGTTTTCGGTTTTGTCGAGTTTCTTCAGTCCGGTGGCTCTTCTCTCAGCCGGGTATGTGGTGCTGACGTTATTGGGTCTCTGGCTGGCTCTTCAATTCAATACTAATCTCGATGCGGAACAGTATGAGCAGGGACTGAAGATCTTTGCCGTCATGACGACCGGACTTTTAGTCGGATTTGCCTGGTATGACTATGTGCCTGGAACCCGATTGGGGACGGGGAAGAACATCTTGAACCCCAACACCATCGCGTTGGTATCGACGTCGGTCTTCGTGGCTGCGATGGCTATTCGCACACTGGCACTTCGATTGGTGGTCATGGGGGTGGTCGCGACGGTGATGGTGTTGACCAGCTCGCGAGCCGCGGCCATTGCTGTCTTGATAGCATTGACGGTGACCGGATGGCTCCGTCTCCGAAGTCACGGGAGGCCGGTATTGTTATTCGTTGGAATCGGCTTACTGGTGGTTGCCGGTACGGTCGTGATGTACGGCGGGCAGGTGTATGAGACCTTGGATCGTCTGTATTCCCTCAGCACGGTGGATCGAGGCATCGGATCGGGAGCATCAGGGCGTCTGGAGGCTTGGAAGTGGACATGGGAGTTATTTCTCCATAATCCCTTCATTGGGGTAGGATTTCGCGCACATGAATTTCTGCTGCGTGTCGACTCCTCCTCCCACAACGGGTACCTCGCGACACTCGCCGAGCTTGGACTCATCGGGTTTCTGGCGATTGCCTGCCTGATCGCACGCGGCCTGCAGATCCTTTGGGTGAGAGCACAAGAGCCGGAAGGGGGATTCATTCCCAGTCTCCTCTTGGGGTTGAGTGTGGGCTATCTTTTTCTCGCCGTCTTCGAGCGATATCTGATCAATGTCGGGAATCCGACGTCCCTCCTGTTTCTGCTCGCGGTGATGCAACCACAATGGGACGCCGATCCGCTGCCGGAGGAAGATGAATTAGCCTTTCCTGTGATCGAGGATTCGACCGTTGGATGA
- a CDS encoding glycosyltransferase family 4 protein: MKTTICCLEPVLAPYSIPRFKAFQSLRPDYSVKVMALSARERLREWGIYKQDLGFDYVEAFSDESLENLNSQAQAARVVEWLTNEDPAVVVITGYFLAGMRAAARWTRQHKRLSIYIGDSQWGDRRRNPVKEWIKGWWARRHYDAAFAAGERAAAYLQMMGFPREKIWTGYDVVDNQAFSAGAELAKQDATALRIRLNLPEKFFLFVGRFAPEKNLLRLVEAYASYRRAAGTEAWGLVLVGGGPQEEQLHRQTQGIPGVVFAGSHRSDELGLYYGLASCLILPSVSETWGLVVNEAMAAGLPVIVSHRCGCVAELVRPGFNGYMVDPLDVDGMARTMGVMSSTLVDCVSMGAASRRIVALYTPETWANSLADCIERTASGCREPALTHASGMTKSLQPENQPS, from the coding sequence ATGAAAACGACGATCTGTTGCCTGGAGCCGGTTCTTGCTCCCTACAGTATTCCGCGGTTCAAGGCGTTTCAATCACTCAGACCTGACTATTCGGTGAAGGTGATGGCGCTGAGTGCCAGGGAACGGCTTCGGGAGTGGGGAATTTACAAGCAAGATCTAGGGTTTGACTATGTGGAAGCGTTTTCTGACGAGAGTTTGGAGAATCTCAATTCGCAAGCGCAGGCAGCACGAGTGGTTGAATGGCTGACGAATGAAGATCCGGCCGTGGTTGTGATCACCGGCTACTTTCTTGCCGGTATGCGCGCAGCGGCCAGATGGACCAGACAACATAAGCGGCTCAGTATCTATATCGGCGACTCGCAGTGGGGAGACCGCCGACGAAATCCGGTCAAGGAGTGGATCAAGGGGTGGTGGGCGCGTCGTCATTACGATGCCGCGTTTGCCGCCGGAGAGCGTGCAGCGGCCTATCTCCAGATGATGGGGTTCCCACGAGAGAAGATTTGGACGGGGTATGACGTCGTCGACAACCAGGCCTTCTCAGCGGGGGCGGAGTTAGCCAAGCAGGATGCCACTGCGCTGCGCATTCGGCTCAACCTTCCCGAGAAGTTTTTCCTCTTTGTCGGGCGATTCGCCCCGGAAAAAAATCTGCTTCGATTGGTGGAGGCCTATGCCTCATACCGCCGAGCTGCTGGAACCGAGGCATGGGGTCTTGTTCTTGTGGGAGGAGGACCGCAGGAAGAACAGTTGCACCGGCAAACTCAGGGGATTCCGGGCGTCGTCTTTGCGGGCTCTCACCGATCTGATGAACTCGGGCTCTACTATGGATTGGCCTCCTGCTTGATCCTACCGAGCGTGAGCGAAACATGGGGACTCGTCGTGAATGAAGCGATGGCAGCAGGTCTTCCCGTCATCGTGTCGCATCGATGCGGCTGTGTGGCGGAGCTCGTGCGGCCTGGCTTCAACGGATACATGGTCGACCCGCTCGATGTCGACGGCATGGCTCGAACGATGGGGGTCATGTCCTCGACTCTTGTCGATTGTGTCTCCATGGGAGCAGCGTCTCGGCGGATTGTGGCTCTCTATACTCCGGAAACCTGGGCAAACAGTCTCGCTGACTGCATTGAACGAACGGCTTCAGGTTGCCGCGAGCCGGCATTGACTCATGCGAGCGGTATGACGAAATCCCTTCAGCCGGAAAACCAGCCAAGTTGA
- a CDS encoding VPLPA-CTERM sorting domain-containing protein translates to MKWNRSILAWGLLSVGLLLHSPAHATTVTHLEITRGAVNYDGPHQDSLDRLLAQDGVMQMGRFQGVGELVPTINRSNETHALFTSGFSGAPTPSAVITDSIIKVDLSSLFFSVNQGNAYQLWNIGTVATGLFNPTSKEFTLSWDRVFDQSGQQGQASFFLSGVVRFDFNVQPVPVPAAAWLFGSGLAGIAALMRRRNAY, encoded by the coding sequence ATGAAATGGAACAGGTCGATTCTGGCATGGGGACTCCTCAGTGTTGGGCTCTTGCTTCACTCGCCCGCCCACGCGACAACCGTGACACATCTGGAGATCACCAGAGGCGCCGTAAATTACGATGGGCCGCATCAGGACTCCCTCGATCGGCTGCTCGCGCAGGACGGCGTCATGCAGATGGGACGGTTTCAAGGAGTCGGCGAACTTGTCCCGACGATCAACCGATCCAACGAGACCCATGCGCTGTTCACCTCCGGCTTCAGCGGAGCCCCGACTCCGTCCGCCGTGATCACCGACTCCATCATCAAGGTCGACCTCTCCTCCCTGTTCTTCAGCGTGAATCAGGGTAATGCCTATCAGCTGTGGAACATCGGCACGGTCGCGACGGGGCTCTTCAATCCGACGTCCAAAGAGTTCACCCTTTCATGGGATCGCGTCTTCGACCAGAGCGGCCAACAAGGGCAAGCCTCTTTCTTCTTGAGTGGTGTGGTCCGTTTCGATTTCAACGTACAACCAGTTCCCGTTCCTGCCGCCGCCTGGCTGTTCGGAAGCGGATTGGCCGGTATCGCCGCTCTGATGCGCCGTCGTAACGCCTACTAA